In a genomic window of Struthio camelus isolate bStrCam1 chromosome 20, bStrCam1.hap1, whole genome shotgun sequence:
- the PKN3 gene encoding serine/threonine-protein kinase N3 isoform X2, with the protein MAAGTGQGSCLLQLSNGVNLMDPSFQQKLEDEKELIRRAIQKELKIKEGAENLRKVTTDKKNLVHIEHVLKSSNRKLEQLHWELQELNARIVITDKEESKADGSLSPDPCLWERNRDPVARKIEALKRQLHVEMKVKQGAENMIQLYSNATSKERKLLATAQQMLQDSKTKIEIIRMHIVKVSQTAGRMEDTEDPAVRMGTTISALELRIEELRHHLRIEAAVAEGAKNVLKILGGSRVQDRKFFAEAQGRLQESSQKIDLLRLSLEHQLSELSPDHPKRALIKQELVNASSLGAQHSSIQPTSVIKPTALTGTLEVRLMGCQNLLENVPGRSRMASSSPVCGSPSDLKSLTRTRVGLGIHGRSVAGKYLRNEELCSEVLAVLKVDNKVVGQTNWGPVNNQAWDQSFVIELDRSRELEIAVYWRDWRELCAVKFLRLDDFLDNERHGMCLSLEPQGMLFAEVMFCNPVIERRPKLQRQKRIFPKQKGKEFLRASQMNINVAAWGRLMMSFLPPCSSMSSLSPSVHDPVHTDFSPVPLQSHVDSVSKPTRDFPVAKLTFDDEAPPKPPRLFLMASSKEATPPPTDSPCLKRLHVEEKYCNSALTGFPIQASLRKRAVQLEDFHCIAMLGRGHFGKVLLAQYKATGKLYAIKALKKKDIISRDEIDSLNCEKRIFEVVNSSDHPFLVNMFACFQTPHHACFVMEYTPGGDLMMRIHEDIFPEHMARFYAACVVLGLQFLHGKKIIYRDLKLDNLLLDAEGFVKIADFGLCKEGIGFGDHTNTFCGTPEFLAPEVLTDVSYTRAVDWWGLGVLIYEMLVGESPFPGDDEEEVFDSIVNDEVRYPRFLSSEAISIVRKLLRKCPERRLGAGERDAEEIKIQAFFTEIDWDALFARKLKPPFVPTLRAPTDISNFDEEFTSQKPILTPPEEVALLTRKEQAVFKDFDFVSTHLLDATAVL; encoded by the exons ATGGCGGCGGGGACCGGGCAG GGCAGCTGTCTCTTGCAGCTGAGCAATGGGGTGAACTTAATGGATCCAAGCTTCCAGCAAAAACTGGAGGATGAGAAGGAACTAATTCGTCGAGCTATtcaaaaggaactgaaaattaaAGAGGGAGCAGAAAACCTGCGCAAGGTGACAACAGACAAGAAGAATCTTGTGCATATAGAGCATGTTCTGAAATCCTCCAACCGGAAGCTGGAGCAACTGCACTGGGAACTTCAGGAACTTAACGCAAGGATTGTAATAACAGACAAAGAGGAGAGTAAGGCAG ATGGATCTTTATCTCCAGACCCTTGTCTCTGGGAAAGGAACCGAGACCCCGTGGCAAGGAAGATCGAAGCTCTGAAAAGGCAGCTGCATGTTGAAATGAAAGTGAAACAAGGAGCTGAGAACATGATCCAGCTGTATTCAAATGCAACATCCAAG gagcGGAAGCTGCTGGCTACAGCTCAGCAGATGCTTCAGGACAGCAAGACAAAGATTGAAATAATCCGCATGCACATTGTGAAGGTATCTCAGACAGCAGGAAGGATGGAAGATACAGAGGATCCAGCAG TGAGGATGGGGACCACCATCAGTGCTTTGGAGCTGCGCATTGAGGAGCTGAGACATCACCTGCGCATTGAAGCTGCTGTAGCTGAGGGAGCGAAAAATGTGCTGAAGATCCTAGGAGGGAGTCGGGTGCAGGATCGCAAGTTTTTTGCTGAG GCTCAGGGTCGCTTGCAAGAGTCCTCTCAGAAGATTGATCTGCTGCGCTTGTCCTTGGAACATCAGCTTAGTGAGCTTTCTCCTGATCACCCAAAGCGAGCGCTCATCAAGCAGGAACTAGTAAATGCTTCCTCCCTGGGAGCTCAGCATAGCAGCATCCAACCTACTTCAGTTATCAAACCTACAGCTCTTACAG GAACACTAGAAGTGAGACTGATGGGGTGTCAGAATCTATTGGAAAATGTTCCAGGACGTTCCCGAATGGCTAGTTCTTCTCCCGTATGTGGCAGCCCGAGTGATTTGAAGTCCCTTACCCGAACGCGAGTTGGCCTAGGTATCCATGGCCGTAGCGTCGCAGGAAAGTACCTGCGGAATGAAGAGCTATGTA GTGAGGTCCTCGCGGTGCTCAAAGTGGACAATAAAGTGGTTGGTCAAACAAACTGGGGACCAGTTAATAACCAGGCATGGGACCAGAGCTTTGTCATTGAGTTGGACCGG tcTCGTGAGCTAGAAATTGCAGTTTATTGGAGGGACTGGCGAGAACTATGTGCAGTGAAGTTCTTACGTTTGGATGATTTCCTTGATAACGAACGCCATGGGATGTGCCTCTCCCTTGAACCCCAAGGAATGCTTTTTGCAGAG GTGATGTTCTGCAATCCTGTCATTGAGAGAAGGCCCAAGCTGCAGCGACAGAAACGCATTTTCCCCAAGCAGAAAG GGAAAGAATTTCTCCGAGCTTCTCAAATGAACATCAACGTTGCTGCTTGGGGTCGCCTGATGATGAGTTTCCTCCCTCCGTGTAGTTCCATGAGCAGTCTGAGCCCCTCGGTTCATGATCCCGTTCATACAGACTTCTCTCCAGTTCCTCTGCAAAGTCATGTTGATTCAGTGTCCAAACCAACTAG GGACTTTCCTGTGGCTAAGCTTACGTTTGATGATGAAGCTCCACCCAAGCCTCCACGCCTTTTTCTGATGGCCAGCTCCAAAGAAGCAACACCACCTCCTACAGACTCTCCG TGTCTGAAGAGGCTGCATGTGGAGGAGAAGTATTGCAACTCTGCCCTAACAGGATTTCCAATCCAGGCATCTCTAAG GAAAAGGGCAGTTCAGCTTGAGGATTTTCACTGTATTGCCATGCTGGGACGTGGACACTTTGGGAAG GTGCTGCTGGCCCAATACAAAGCAACTGGGAAGCTGTATGCTATCAAAGCcttgaagaaaaaagatattattaGCAGAGATGAAATTGATAG CTTGAACTGTGAGAAGCGAATCTTTGAAGTGGTCAATTCTTCTGATCATCCGTTCCTTGTGAACATGTTTGCATGTTTTCAGACACCTCATCATGCTTGTTTTGTGATGGAATATACCCCAGGTGGTGATCTTATGATGCGCATACATGAAGATATCTTTCCAGAGCATATGGCACG gttttatgCGGCCTGCGTAGTCTTGGGGCTCCAGTTCTTGCATgggaagaaaattatttataG GGATCTGAAACTGGATAATCTGCTTTTAGATGCTGAAGGCTTTGTGAAGATTGCAGATTTTGGACTGTGTAAGGAAG GAATAGGTTTTGGAGACCATACAAACACCTTCTGTGGCACTCCTGAATTCCTGGCTCCAGAAGTCCTGACAGATGTTTCATACACTCGGGCAGTAGACTGGTGGGGATTGGGTGTACTCATTTATGAGATGCTTGTTGGTGAG TCACCGTTCCCTGGAGATGATGAAGAAGAAGTCTTTGACAGTATTGTCAATGATGAAGTCCGGTATCCGCGATTCCTTTCATCTGAGGCAATTTCTATAGTCCGCAAG CTTCTTCGGAAATGTCCAGAGCGTAGACTGGGAGCAGGGGAAAGAGATGCAGAAGAGATTAAAATCCAGGCTTTTTTTACG GAAATTGATTGGGATGCCTTGTTTGCCAGGAAACTGAAGCCCCCTTTTGTGCCCACTTTAAGAGCTCCAACTGACATTAGCAACTTTGATGAAGAGTTTACATCGCAAAAGCCAATTCTGACTCCTCCAGAGGAGGTTGCTCTCCTAACCCGTAAGGAGCAGGCTGTCTTCAAGGATTTTGACTTTGTCTCCACACACCTTTTAGATGCGACTGCTGTGCTGTAA